ATAAATCTTACATTTTAGTAAAAAATACGGTTTCCGAATAGGGGTTTCTATAGCTCAGGTTGTCTATTAATTAGACAACAAATTATGAAAACAAACTTCCGTAATATGTATCGGGAGGAACACAAATTAATGAAAAAGCTAATACTTATTTTCGCCGTTCTTTTTTGCCATACAGCCTTCGGCCAAAGCGATGTGCTATCAAAACGTATTTCTGTCAATTTTGTAAACACTCCGCTAGATGAAGCTTTAAAAAGCATAGAAACCAAAGCCGAATTACAGTTTTCTTATAATGCTCATCATATTGCTAGCAGTCAAGAAATAAACTATCAGGCTACCGCTAATAGTGTTCAAAATATACTAACAGACATTTTAGGTCCAGAGATTGAGATTCGCACCAAAGGAAAATATGTTATTCTTCAAAAAGCTAAACCACAGGAAAAAAAAGATTTTTTCGTGATGGGCTACATTGAAGATTCAGAGACGGGTGAGAAGATAACAAATGCCAGTATTTATGAGCCACTTACGCTGGCTTCTACCCTATCTAACCGTTACGGTTACTATAAAATAAAGCTTCCGAGAAACCAAAAAGACATAGACCTCCGCTTTTCAAAGGAGGCGTACAGCACGTCATTGGTAAACGTTTTTGAAAGAACGGATATCAAAATGAATGTGGATTTAGAGAAAGAGCTTAGAGAAAAACAACTAACACTAGCTGTCACTCCAATTGCTTCAGTTGGCATTAAAAAAGATACACTCCCAAATGTGTCTGTACCCGCACCACAGCCCGTACCTATCCCAGAAACTGAGAAGAAAAACCTAGCTTCAAGTATTGACATCAGTGACGAATTGGCTTTCGTAGACAAAACTTATCAGAACGGAAAAGAGCAGTTTATAGATTGGTTTTTAAGTACCAAACAGGCTCTACACAGAAACAACATTAACGACAGCCTTTACCGACCTTTTCAAATATCACTTTTACCTTTTATAGGCACTAACCAAAAGCTAAGTCCCTTTGTGGCAAATGATTTCTCTTTTAATGTGATAGCAGGCTACACGGGAAGCGTAAGTAAACTGGAAATAGGCTCTGTCGCAAACATTATCAGAAAAGACATGACTGGCGTCCAAATAGCTGGTGCTTTAAATGTGGTGGGTCACAGGACCGCGGGTGCACAAATAGCCGGTGCAGTTAACATCAATATAGGAAAGGCCGATGGTTTTATTTCCAGTGGTTCTTTAAACCTCAACCTAAAAGACGCCAGCGGCGTTAACATTTCGGGAGGAACCAACGTTACTCTGGGAACTTTTAAGGGTGTACAAATTGCTCCATTTAACTATGCTACAAGGTTAGTTGGTTCACAAATAGGTGTTTTCAACTTTTCTCATGAAGCAAAAGGAACACCTATTGGCTTTTTCACTTATGTTCATAAAAATGGATACAGAAGAATAGAGATAGCATCTACCGAATTAAATCTAACCGAAATAAGCTTTAAAACAGGTACCAAAAACTTCTATAATATTTTTAGCTCAGCCTTTAATTATGGAAAAGAAAACAAACCAGTTTTTGGTTTAGGCTATGGTCTAGGAACCTCTTGGCAATACGGAAAAAGATTCGGGTCAAATTTAGATTTTACAGGAATGACCTATTTACCTGAAAACTTTGACAATGTAAATTACCCAACACAGCAGTTTAAAGTAAGTTTTGGTCTTGAAGCCAAAATCACAAAACACATTGCCGTGTTTGTGGCTCCTTCTGTAAACTTCTTAACCACCAGCGGAGAAGACCTTACTTTCACAGAACCTAGACTACTTATCTCCCATGATATAGGTGATTTCTACGGCTACCGCTCTAACCTCTACACTTGGTTTGGTTATAAGTTTGGTTTGAGAATTTGCAATAAGGGAGTGTAGGTTATTCGCACCCCCCACCCACGGTGGCACTAAAAACAGCATTTGACTCGGTTTTAAAACCTGGTTGTAACAGTACAGAATTCTTAGAATCAAAATGAATATCAGAGCCAGACTGTATTGAACTGCTTCCTATCAATTGGTTACTTACCTGGTATACTTTTTGACCATTTAAGATAGTATTTAAAGTATTATCAGAAAGACAGGTATAGCTTGTTGCGTCAAAGCAACTCCCTGAATTTTCATATAAGGCTAAAATCTGTCGTGCGTTTAGTTCCCCTTTGTAAATCTGCACATCATCTATTTTTCCATGAAAAAACCTTTTTATCCCATTCGCATTCTGAGCACCAATAACTCCTATTGGTGACGAATAAATATTCTCAGGATCATTCCAAGAATTATTCGTAGAGCCAATTAAAACACCATTAATATACAATTTAAGATCCTCCTCTCCGCTTACCATAACCAAATGGTACCATTGATTTGTTACTTGGGCCACTCCTTCAGGTGACTTATAATAAGTGCGTGTTGAATTTGCTCTCCAAACTGGATATCCTTGATAATAATAATAATATGAATATATCGCATGTTGGCGATAATTAGACCCAACTGACAACGCAGAACGCCATTCTGCCTCAATTGACGAATTTGCATAGGGTAAACTAAAGGGCATAACCCAGACCGAGTAACTATATTTTTGATTTTCCATATCCGTGGTTGAAAAATCTATATAATCATTATTACCATCAAATTGCATTGCACTATTTAAATTGCCAAATCTATCACTCGTTGATAATACTCCGCCATTCAAAGAACCATTATTATTTCCAACTTGGTCCACAGCATTATTGTCAAGATTAAAGCATGAAACTAACCTATTGACATATTTTACTATAATGTTTGTACCTCCTATACTAGAACCACTTCCACATCTATTACTTAAACCATTTACAGTCAAGAAAATATCATTCTTAGGTTTAGAATAAAAATAGTTCAAAGTGTCATTATAAGAGATTCCATTGTAGCCATTTGAAAGGTTAAAACTGTATGGGCCTTCACCCTGAAAGTAAATCGGAACTATTAAATCTGTACCATCTTCTACTTCGTATGTCCCATCCATTGAAGCAGATGGTACCGTACTATAATTAGCAAATGCGGTATCACTAATGCTCGAATTATAAACAATTCTTAGCTTATACAAACCCAAATCAATGTCATCGGGTATAGAACAATTAATTACAGAATTCAATCCACTTCCTATAATGGTTGAAGCACCGGCAAATATTCCTTCTTTATTGGAAATTTCAACATTAAAATCATTTGTTGGATAAGCTATATTCGTCACAAAAGCTACTGCAAAACTCTGCCCTTTACAAATATTAACAGTGGACTCATTAAGACCTATATGGTCTTCCACATTAACCACTGCACTTCCCGATCTTGTTCCAGGCCCACAAGTGTTACTTACAGAAGTTACTGTATAAGTCGTAGTTCCATAGGGAGAAACTGAAACCGAAATAGGGCTCTGAGTTGTGTTTTGACTCACGCCATTATTCAATGCATAAGTCCATGGAGCATTCCCTGTAAAATCAATATTTACTGTAGATGAACCTTGATACTGAATATTTCCTCCTCCTGAAACTGTGGCAGTAGGCAAAATCCCATAAACGATAATACTTTTGGCATTGATACTTGTAACAGGAATTGGCCCCGAAGAAACTAGTCTTATTCTATAATTGTCATACTCACCACTTTCCGCTGTATTAGCTGGAATAGCAACACTAATTGGACTACTGGTAAATCCAGTACCCAAAACTGTAGGGCTTGTAAAAGAACCATATCTATCAGAGAGTTCGGCTCTAAGCATATTAGATGCAGACACATTGCTCAATGAATAATAAAGACTTACGGTATTTCCAGCACAAACAGTAGAAGGATTTACATCTCTAACAACTATTAAAGAGGTGTTTTCGACCACTGGGCAGTCTGAATTATTAGTATAAAGAGCATAAACTTCTTCATCATTCAAAGCTCCTTTAAATAGTCGAACATCATCAATTTTACCATTAAAATAGTTACCTAAAGTAGAGCTATTAGCCCCTATCCGACCTATATCAGAGCTTTTAAAAGGAATTACGGCATTACTAGATGTAGTACGTACTAATTCCCCATTAACATATAGCTTTAAACTTTGGTAAGTTCTAACTGCTGTTAACTGAACCCATTGATTTGTGGCTAGTCCTGAATTTGAAGAAGCCGTATACCCACCATAATTACCATAAGATTGAAAAAACCAACCAGAATTATTCACACCAAGTCCCTGAAAAGTTTTAGTGCCTACTTCCCCTTGAGAAATTATATATTGATTACTTCCGGAGAGGGCATTCACTAGCACCCAAGCCGACATTGTAAACTCTCGCTTCCTTAAATCGTTAGTTGTGTACTCTATATAGTTATTTGAACCATTAAATGTGTAAGCCTGATTTTGGTATCCATATCTTTGTGTTGTCAAAATAGGACCATTGAGTACCGTTGTATTATTAGATTTTGAATCAATGGCATTTCCACTAAACGGTAAACAGGTTATAAACTCCTTTGTATAATTTACAGTCACTGTAGCGGAACTGCTTCCATTTATACTTGCATTACCACAGACATTTTGGGCTGATGAAACTGAATAAGTAGTGCTTTGGTCTGGGTCAACGGTAATTTGCCATGGAGAGGTGGTAGCCACCCCGCTAAGGCCATTAGACATAATGTAGTTCCAAGGACCTGTTCCCGTAAATTCTAAATTCAAATTAGAAGATTGACCATCACTTATAGCCACTGTCCCAGTAATGTTATAACTCGCTGGATTGTTAACATAAATATCTATTGAGTTTACACTGACCAAGCCACCATATCTTATTCGAAGTTTATAATCACCTCCAACAATATTATTAGGCACAGTTACACTTATTGGCAAAAAAGTATTGACCCCAACAACTGTAGGATTGTTAAAGCTCCCAGACGCATCTGAAAGCTCTGCTAAAAATTGTAATCCATTATCAATAGTTATATTATTTGAGAATGCTTCCAACACAAATGCACTACCCGTACATATCACAGCAGTACTTACACTTTGAGTAGAGATATAAGTATCGTTATATACATTATTACACGACGTGTAATTTTGAAGCAATAAAATTTCAGGCTCAATCAAGGAACCATCAAAAACCTTCAGTTCATCAATTTTCCCTTTAAAATGTTTATTGTTTGAAATACTGCTTCCTATTCTAGCCACTAAAGGGCTACCGTATGAAGCCACTCCTGTTACTTCCTGTGTACCAGTAAGAGCTCCATCTACAAATATCTTTATACTCCCACCTGTTCTCACAGCAGTCAGTAAGTGCCAGTTTAAATCAACTATGGAACTGGAGTTTACATAATTCCCATTTGATGAAAATTTCCAATAAGGCACCCCATTACTTATGGCTGCTGAGATATAGTGTTCATCCCCTGTACCACCCACGGAAAAAGCAATCCTTTCTGAATTAGTGACATTTGGCAATTCATCTAATTTAACCCAAGCAGCAAAAGCAAAAGTATTATTATTAAACTGACTTGCAGATAAACTTACATAGTCATCAATACCATCAAACGACAATGCACCATTAGCTTCGCTCAATCTGTTAGCTACTGATGAGACACCATTGTGCAAGGTGCCAATGTTTAAACTTTTAGAATCTAAAGCATATCCATTTAAAGGAAAACAAGATTTTAATTCTACATCCCTAGTTACCGAGACACCTACACTTCCTGAACCTCCAGTAGTTCCGCACAAATTACTTACAGAGTTCACTGTGTATGTTTGACTAGCCGTTGGGTAAACATCCAAACTTAAAGG
This sequence is a window from Arcticibacterium luteifluviistationis. Protein-coding genes within it:
- a CDS encoding LamG domain-containing protein, translated to MIRFIQLVGIFLLSSFSIYGQNKAPIQPIPPGVSSINFRVGCSLFTDPVNYTTGSTFSYNAPVNNSSNLTGGSGVRYGCLYSVPNQAWFIITVNTGGNLHFNFTNSNNRDVDAAVWGPISGNDEANACASTQNYPLTCDYDAYKPDLYINGAVAGQKYVMLVTNYSNVNTVINISQPTGGSVTYSMVNLPNCALVPTAEIDGTSTTIVEGQSTTLDLAFTGDSPWNYTLSDGTMGTSITSPLSLDVYPTASQTYTVNSVSNLCGTTGGSGSVGVSVTRDVELKSCFPLNGYALDSKSLNIGTLHNGVSSVANRLSEANGALSFDGIDDYVSLSASQFNNNTFAFAAWVKLDELPNVTNSERIAFSVGGTGDEHYISAAISNGVPYWKFSSNGNYVNSSSIVDLNWHLLTAVRTGGSIKIFVDGALTGTQEVTGVASYGSPLVARIGSSISNNKHFKGKIDELKVFDGSLIEPEILLLQNYTSCNNVYNDTYISTQSVSTAVICTGSAFVLEAFSNNITIDNGLQFLAELSDASGSFNNPTVVGVNTFLPISVTVPNNIVGGDYKLRIRYGGLVSVNSIDIYVNNPASYNITGTVAISDGQSSNLNLEFTGTGPWNYIMSNGLSGVATTSPWQITVDPDQSTTYSVSSAQNVCGNASINGSSSATVTVNYTKEFITCLPFSGNAIDSKSNNTTVLNGPILTTQRYGYQNQAYTFNGSNNYIEYTTNDLRKREFTMSAWVLVNALSGSNQYIISQGEVGTKTFQGLGVNNSGWFFQSYGNYGGYTASSNSGLATNQWVQLTAVRTYQSLKLYVNGELVRTTSSNAVIPFKSSDIGRIGANSSTLGNYFNGKIDDVRLFKGALNDEEVYALYTNNSDCPVVENTSLIVVRDVNPSTVCAGNTVSLYYSLSNVSASNMLRAELSDRYGSFTSPTVLGTGFTSSPISVAIPANTAESGEYDNYRIRLVSSGPIPVTSINAKSIIVYGILPTATVSGGGNIQYQGSSTVNIDFTGNAPWTYALNNGVSQNTTQSPISVSVSPYGTTTYTVTSVSNTCGPGTRSGSAVVNVEDHIGLNESTVNICKGQSFAVAFVTNIAYPTNDFNVEISNKEGIFAGASTIIGSGLNSVINCSIPDDIDLGLYKLRIVYNSSISDTAFANYSTVPSASMDGTYEVEDGTDLIVPIYFQGEGPYSFNLSNGYNGISYNDTLNYFYSKPKNDIFLTVNGLSNRCGSGSSIGGTNIIVKYVNRLVSCFNLDNNAVDQVGNNNGSLNGGVLSTSDRFGNLNSAMQFDGNNDYIDFSTTDMENQKYSYSVWVMPFSLPYANSSIEAEWRSALSVGSNYRQHAIYSYYYYYQGYPVWRANSTRTYYKSPEGVAQVTNQWYHLVMVSGEEDLKLYINGVLIGSTNNSWNDPENIYSSPIGVIGAQNANGIKRFFHGKIDDVQIYKGELNARQILALYENSGSCFDATSYTCLSDNTLNTILNGQKVYQVSNQLIGSSSIQSGSDIHFDSKNSVLLQPGFKTESNAVFSATVGGGCE
- a CDS encoding LA_2272 family surface repeat-containing protein; the protein is MKKLILIFAVLFCHTAFGQSDVLSKRISVNFVNTPLDEALKSIETKAELQFSYNAHHIASSQEINYQATANSVQNILTDILGPEIEIRTKGKYVILQKAKPQEKKDFFVMGYIEDSETGEKITNASIYEPLTLASTLSNRYGYYKIKLPRNQKDIDLRFSKEAYSTSLVNVFERTDIKMNVDLEKELREKQLTLAVTPIASVGIKKDTLPNVSVPAPQPVPIPETEKKNLASSIDISDELAFVDKTYQNGKEQFIDWFLSTKQALHRNNINDSLYRPFQISLLPFIGTNQKLSPFVANDFSFNVIAGYTGSVSKLEIGSVANIIRKDMTGVQIAGALNVVGHRTAGAQIAGAVNINIGKADGFISSGSLNLNLKDASGVNISGGTNVTLGTFKGVQIAPFNYATRLVGSQIGVFNFSHEAKGTPIGFFTYVHKNGYRRIEIASTELNLTEISFKTGTKNFYNIFSSAFNYGKENKPVFGLGYGLGTSWQYGKRFGSNLDFTGMTYLPENFDNVNYPTQQFKVSFGLEAKITKHIAVFVAPSVNFLTTSGEDLTFTEPRLLISHDIGDFYGYRSNLYTWFGYKFGLRICNKGV